A window of the Gossypium hirsutum isolate 1008001.06 chromosome A05, Gossypium_hirsutum_v2.1, whole genome shotgun sequence genome harbors these coding sequences:
- the LOC107959392 gene encoding uncharacterized protein isoform X2, whose translation MAIAGLHNVSVLENSFLRESQSQTSRRRENGRTRASSLLQMWRELEDEHVVSHAQESASERMLHTRSDDLSVTDLSDSRNSEHSGVSDDASVSENEFGQWLPDRFGWQSRNGDSSNLSCEHSSDLGEVERERVRQIFREWMNSGGRDRTSNVSCRNNSSRAQWLGETEQERVRIIREWMQMNGQQRGACVDSREDQAADVGAQIDRVLDGLVINQNEGRTELVRRGIRKLCGRQALLDMLKKTERERQTELQALLEHRAVSNFAHRNRIQSLLRGRFLRNDRMGEGNRSTSIAASELGLLRQKQTVSGLREGFFSRLDNSGSGPASSNHSDTSSNADTNANRNEQNQVNNSEHENEQTDNQMFLHGITDLGDDVEDVRWQETSARVEEWRERICGSVAREWQWSFSDESNESRDAIGEILDGDWQENLANESSLETLPNEAGEHSNLQEADETSYEHSPQNDRENLEGNPAVQIDGQESASLVELWQEEDQETAEADWQEAGVEYNESMDGNEEASERHHEDGGLRGTAQDWMERSYNQEPVTIRRTDTFYFPDDDNVHSMELRELLSRRSVSTLLRSGFRESLDQLIQSYVERQNHAPVDWELEGTSPSPGSLEQDLEQQSGDQNDGHGDAETPPLTLPSPRMPPMQPLWDQDSHHYNWASHAVHQRFGIEWEVINDLRIDMARMQQRMNNMQRMLEACMDMQLEIQRSIRQEVSAALNRSAGSQGVIDDNLPKDASNWDNVRKGICCICCEGNIDSLLYRCFSRDG comes from the exons ATGGCTATTGCTGGTCTACACAATGTTTCTGTGCTTGAAAATTCCTTCCTAAGGGAGTCTCAGTCACAAACATCAAGAAGGCGGGAAAATGGTAGGACCCGGGCATCCTCTCTCCTGCAGATGTGGCGGGAGCTTGAGGATGAGCATGTGGTGAGTCATGCTCAAGAGAGTGCTAGTGAAAGAATGCTCCATACAAGGAGTGATGACCTCTCGGTGACTGATCTTTCTGATAGCCGAAATAGTGAACATAGTGGTGTTTCAGATGATGCGAGTGTGAGTGAGAATGAGTTTGGACAGTGGTTGCCAGATCGATTTGGGTGGCAGAGTAGGAATGGAGATTCAAGTAATCTTAGTTGTGAACATTCATCTGATTTGGGGGAAGTTGAAAGGGAAAGGGTAAGGCAAATTTTTCGGGAGTGGATGAACAGTGGTGGCAGGGATCGTACATCTAATGTTTCTTGTAGAAACAACAGTTCAAGAGCCCAGTGGCTTGGTGAAACTGAGCAAGAAAGGGTCAGAATTATAAGGGAGTGGATGCAAATGAATGGCCAGCAGAGAGGTGCTTGTGTTGACAGTAGAGAAGACCAAGCTGCTGATGTTGGTGCTCAAATTGATCGAGTTCTTGATGGATTGGTGATTAATCAGAATGAAGGCCGAACTGAGCTTGTCCGTAGGGGCATTCGTAAATTATGTGGCCGGCAGGCTTTGCTTGATATGCTTAAAAAGACTGAGAGAGAAAGGCAAACTGAGCTCCAGGCGTTGTTGGAGCATCGGGCTGTATCAAATTTTGCCCATCGCAACCGTATTCAG TCATTGCTGAGAGGTAGATTCCTGAGAAATGACAGAATGGGTGAGGGTAACAGATCTACCTCTATTGCAGCCAGCGAATTAGGCTTATTAAGACAAAAGCAAACTGTATCTGGTCTAAG GGAAGGGTTTTTCTCCAGACTGGATAATTCTGGTTCTGGTCCTGCTAGCAGTAATCATTCCGATACATCATCTAATGCTGATACTAACGCTAATAGAAATGAGCAAAACCAAGTAAATAACTCTGAACATGAGAATGAGCAAACAGACAACCAAATGTTTTTGCATGGTATAACTGATTTAGGGGATGATGTTGAAGATGTACGTTGGCAGGAAACCTCTGCTCGGGTAGAAGAGTGGCGGGAACGAATTTGTGGGAGTGTTGCTAGAGAGTGGCAGTGGTCTTTCAGTGATGAGTCTAATGAGAGCAGGGATGCTATTGGAGAAATCTTGGATGGGGACTGGCAAGAAAATCTTGCCAATGAATCGTCCCTTGAAACTTTGCCGAATGAAGCTGGAGAACATTCTAACCTACAAGAAGCTGATGAAACATCTTATGAACATTCTCCCCAAAATGACAGAGAAAATTTGGAAGGCAATCCAGCTGTACAGATTGATGGGCAAGAATCTGCTTCTCTAGTTGAACTATGGCAGGAAGAGGATCAAGAAACTGCAGAAGCAGACTGGCAGGAAGCTGGCGTTGAGTATAATGAGTCCATGGATGGTAATGAAGAAGCCTCTGAGAGGCACCATGAAGATGGAGGCTTGCGCGGGACTGCACAGGATTGGATGGAAAGGTCTTACAATCAAGAACCTGTTACTATCAGAAGAACAGATACATTTTATTTTCCTGATGATGATAATGTACACAGCATGGAACTGAGGGAACTGTTAAGCAG GAGAAGTGTGTCTACTCTTCTTCGTAGTGGTTTCCGTGAGAGTCTTGACCAGTTGATACAATCATATGTGGAAAGGCAAAATCATGCTCCTGTTGACTGGGAGTTGGAAGGAACATCTCCGTCTCCTGGATCTCTTGAGCAAGACCTAGAACAGCAAAGTGGGGATCAGAATGATGGCCACGGGGATGCTGAGACTCCTCCACTCACCCTTCCTTCACCCAGGATGCCGCCTATGCAACCACTCTGGGATCAGGATTCACACCATTATAATTGGGCATCACATGCTGTGCATCAACGCTTTGGCATT GAGTGGGAGGTCATTAACGATTTGAGGATTGACATGGCTAGGATGCAGCAAAGGATGAATAATATGCAGAGGATGCTGGAGGCTTGTATGGATATGCAACTTGAGATACAGCGGTCAATAAGACAAGAAGTTTCTGCTGCCCTTAACCGTTCAGCTGGTTCACAAG GGGTGATTGACGACAACTTGCCGAAGGATGCTTCTAACTGGGACAATGTCAGGAAAGGCATCTGTTGTATATGCTGTGAAGGCAACATTGATTCATTGCTGTACAG GTGCTTCAGTAGAGATGGATGA
- the LOC107959393 gene encoding RING-H2 finger protein ATL57: protein MKPYNRKLFLYYDSPYSSSTTSFPPLHFPNTTNATSSPPSSSKKSPPYNPPFDSAMALTCVVLLTVLFFMGFLSIFIRRFSEDPSAHLSRRRRYRGGPHDPFPFPSDFHLVSASRKGLDPTTIRSLPVYSYRGNAKYQIDCPICLSEFEENQCLKTIPHCEHVFHVECIDTWLASHVSCPVCRGTRLLEITNVGGDGGSSELGDLQETVDQSPAVEISETCMVMEPVSKIRRASSCSSLKQRATLPLTLSF, encoded by the coding sequence ATGAAACCCTACAACCGGAAACTCTTCCTCTACTATGACTCTCCTTACTCCTCCTCCACCACCTCATTTCCACCCCTCCACTTCCCCAACACCACTAACGCCACCTCATCTCCGCCGTCCTCATCTAAAAAGTCACCTCCCTACAACCCTCCTTTTGATTCCGCCATGGCTCTCACTTGCGTCGTTCTCCTCACTGTGCTCTTCTTCATGGGCTTTTTATCTATCTTCATTCGTCGTTTCTCGGAAGACCCATCGGCCCATCTATCTCGTAGAAGACGTTACCGTGGTGGCCCCCATGACCCATTTCCATTCCCCTCTGATTTTCATCTTGTCTCGGCTTCACGCAAAGGACTTGACCCGACGACCATTCGGTCATTGCCCGTATATTCTTACCGTGGGAATGCCAAGTATCAGATAGATTGCCCCATTTGTCTGAGCGAGTTTGAAGAGAATCAATGTCTTAAAACGATACCGCATTGCGAACATGTTTTCCACGTCGAATGCATTGACACGTGGCTAGCTTCCCATGTCTCCTGTCCCGTTTGTAGAGGGACCCGGTTGTTGGAGATCACGAACGTCGGCGGCGACGGCGGTAGCAGTGAATTGGGTGATCTGCAGGAGACAGTTGATCAGTCACCTGCGGTTGAGATCAGTGAAACGTGTATGGTGATGGAACCAGTATCAAAGATTAGGAGAGCAAGTAGCTGTTCAAGTTTGAAGCAACGCGCCACGTTGCCGCTAACATTGAGTTTTTGA
- the LOC107959392 gene encoding uncharacterized protein isoform X3, with protein sequence MAIAGLHNVSVLENSFLRESQSQTSRRRENGRTRASSLLQMWRELEDEHVVSHAQESASERMLHTRSDDLSVTDLSDSRNSEHSGVSDDASVSENEFGQWLPDRFGWQSRNGDSSNLSCEHSSDLGEVERERVRQIFREWMNSGGRDRTSNVSCRNNSSRAQWLGETEQERVRIIREWMQMNGQQRGACVDSREDQAADVGAQIDRVLDGLVINQNEGRTELVRRGIRKLCGRQALLDMLKKTERERQTELQALLEHRAVSNFAHRNRIQSLLRGRFLRNDRMGEGNRSTSIAASELGLLRQKQTVSGLREGFFSRLDNSGSGPASSNHSDTSSNADTNANRNEQNQETSARVEEWRERICGSVAREWQWSFSDESNESRDAIGEILDGDWQENLANESSLETLPNEAGEHSNLQEADETSYEHSPQNDRENLEGNPAVQIDGQESASLVELWQEEDQETAEADWQEAGVEYNESMDGNEEASERHHEDGGLRGTAQDWMERSYNQEPVTIRRTDTFYFPDDDNVHSMELRELLSRRSVSTLLRSGFRESLDQLIQSYVERQNHAPVDWELEGTSPSPGSLEQDLEQQSGDQNDGHGDAETPPLTLPSPRMPPMQPLWDQDSHHYNWASHAVHQRFGIEWEVINDLRIDMARMQQRMNNMQRMLEACMDMQLEIQRSIRQEVSAALNRSAGSQGVIDDNLPKDASNWDNVRKGICCICCEGNIDSLLYRCGHMCTCSKCANELVHVGGKCPMCRAPVVEVIRAYSIL encoded by the exons ATGGCTATTGCTGGTCTACACAATGTTTCTGTGCTTGAAAATTCCTTCCTAAGGGAGTCTCAGTCACAAACATCAAGAAGGCGGGAAAATGGTAGGACCCGGGCATCCTCTCTCCTGCAGATGTGGCGGGAGCTTGAGGATGAGCATGTGGTGAGTCATGCTCAAGAGAGTGCTAGTGAAAGAATGCTCCATACAAGGAGTGATGACCTCTCGGTGACTGATCTTTCTGATAGCCGAAATAGTGAACATAGTGGTGTTTCAGATGATGCGAGTGTGAGTGAGAATGAGTTTGGACAGTGGTTGCCAGATCGATTTGGGTGGCAGAGTAGGAATGGAGATTCAAGTAATCTTAGTTGTGAACATTCATCTGATTTGGGGGAAGTTGAAAGGGAAAGGGTAAGGCAAATTTTTCGGGAGTGGATGAACAGTGGTGGCAGGGATCGTACATCTAATGTTTCTTGTAGAAACAACAGTTCAAGAGCCCAGTGGCTTGGTGAAACTGAGCAAGAAAGGGTCAGAATTATAAGGGAGTGGATGCAAATGAATGGCCAGCAGAGAGGTGCTTGTGTTGACAGTAGAGAAGACCAAGCTGCTGATGTTGGTGCTCAAATTGATCGAGTTCTTGATGGATTGGTGATTAATCAGAATGAAGGCCGAACTGAGCTTGTCCGTAGGGGCATTCGTAAATTATGTGGCCGGCAGGCTTTGCTTGATATGCTTAAAAAGACTGAGAGAGAAAGGCAAACTGAGCTCCAGGCGTTGTTGGAGCATCGGGCTGTATCAAATTTTGCCCATCGCAACCGTATTCAG TCATTGCTGAGAGGTAGATTCCTGAGAAATGACAGAATGGGTGAGGGTAACAGATCTACCTCTATTGCAGCCAGCGAATTAGGCTTATTAAGACAAAAGCAAACTGTATCTGGTCTAAG GGAAGGGTTTTTCTCCAGACTGGATAATTCTGGTTCTGGTCCTGCTAGCAGTAATCATTCCGATACATCATCTAATGCTGATACTAACGCTAATAGAAATGAGCAAAACCAA GAAACCTCTGCTCGGGTAGAAGAGTGGCGGGAACGAATTTGTGGGAGTGTTGCTAGAGAGTGGCAGTGGTCTTTCAGTGATGAGTCTAATGAGAGCAGGGATGCTATTGGAGAAATCTTGGATGGGGACTGGCAAGAAAATCTTGCCAATGAATCGTCCCTTGAAACTTTGCCGAATGAAGCTGGAGAACATTCTAACCTACAAGAAGCTGATGAAACATCTTATGAACATTCTCCCCAAAATGACAGAGAAAATTTGGAAGGCAATCCAGCTGTACAGATTGATGGGCAAGAATCTGCTTCTCTAGTTGAACTATGGCAGGAAGAGGATCAAGAAACTGCAGAAGCAGACTGGCAGGAAGCTGGCGTTGAGTATAATGAGTCCATGGATGGTAATGAAGAAGCCTCTGAGAGGCACCATGAAGATGGAGGCTTGCGCGGGACTGCACAGGATTGGATGGAAAGGTCTTACAATCAAGAACCTGTTACTATCAGAAGAACAGATACATTTTATTTTCCTGATGATGATAATGTACACAGCATGGAACTGAGGGAACTGTTAAGCAG GAGAAGTGTGTCTACTCTTCTTCGTAGTGGTTTCCGTGAGAGTCTTGACCAGTTGATACAATCATATGTGGAAAGGCAAAATCATGCTCCTGTTGACTGGGAGTTGGAAGGAACATCTCCGTCTCCTGGATCTCTTGAGCAAGACCTAGAACAGCAAAGTGGGGATCAGAATGATGGCCACGGGGATGCTGAGACTCCTCCACTCACCCTTCCTTCACCCAGGATGCCGCCTATGCAACCACTCTGGGATCAGGATTCACACCATTATAATTGGGCATCACATGCTGTGCATCAACGCTTTGGCATT GAGTGGGAGGTCATTAACGATTTGAGGATTGACATGGCTAGGATGCAGCAAAGGATGAATAATATGCAGAGGATGCTGGAGGCTTGTATGGATATGCAACTTGAGATACAGCGGTCAATAAGACAAGAAGTTTCTGCTGCCCTTAACCGTTCAGCTGGTTCACAAG GGGTGATTGACGACAACTTGCCGAAGGATGCTTCTAACTGGGACAATGTCAGGAAAGGCATCTGTTGTATATGCTGTGAAGGCAACATTGATTCATTGCTGTACAG ATGTGGGCACATGTGCACGTGCTCAAAATGTGCCAATGAGCTGGTCCATGTTGGAGGAAAATGTCCAATGTGTCGGGCACCGGTAGTTGAGGTCATTCGTGCCTACTCAATCCTTTAA
- the LOC107959392 gene encoding uncharacterized protein isoform X1: protein MAIAGLHNVSVLENSFLRESQSQTSRRRENGRTRASSLLQMWRELEDEHVVSHAQESASERMLHTRSDDLSVTDLSDSRNSEHSGVSDDASVSENEFGQWLPDRFGWQSRNGDSSNLSCEHSSDLGEVERERVRQIFREWMNSGGRDRTSNVSCRNNSSRAQWLGETEQERVRIIREWMQMNGQQRGACVDSREDQAADVGAQIDRVLDGLVINQNEGRTELVRRGIRKLCGRQALLDMLKKTERERQTELQALLEHRAVSNFAHRNRIQSLLRGRFLRNDRMGEGNRSTSIAASELGLLRQKQTVSGLREGFFSRLDNSGSGPASSNHSDTSSNADTNANRNEQNQVNNSEHENEQTDNQMFLHGITDLGDDVEDVRWQETSARVEEWRERICGSVAREWQWSFSDESNESRDAIGEILDGDWQENLANESSLETLPNEAGEHSNLQEADETSYEHSPQNDRENLEGNPAVQIDGQESASLVELWQEEDQETAEADWQEAGVEYNESMDGNEEASERHHEDGGLRGTAQDWMERSYNQEPVTIRRTDTFYFPDDDNVHSMELRELLSRRSVSTLLRSGFRESLDQLIQSYVERQNHAPVDWELEGTSPSPGSLEQDLEQQSGDQNDGHGDAETPPLTLPSPRMPPMQPLWDQDSHHYNWASHAVHQRFGIEWEVINDLRIDMARMQQRMNNMQRMLEACMDMQLEIQRSIRQEVSAALNRSAGSQGVIDDNLPKDASNWDNVRKGICCICCEGNIDSLLYRCGHMCTCSKCANELVHVGGKCPMCRAPVVEVIRAYSIL, encoded by the exons ATGGCTATTGCTGGTCTACACAATGTTTCTGTGCTTGAAAATTCCTTCCTAAGGGAGTCTCAGTCACAAACATCAAGAAGGCGGGAAAATGGTAGGACCCGGGCATCCTCTCTCCTGCAGATGTGGCGGGAGCTTGAGGATGAGCATGTGGTGAGTCATGCTCAAGAGAGTGCTAGTGAAAGAATGCTCCATACAAGGAGTGATGACCTCTCGGTGACTGATCTTTCTGATAGCCGAAATAGTGAACATAGTGGTGTTTCAGATGATGCGAGTGTGAGTGAGAATGAGTTTGGACAGTGGTTGCCAGATCGATTTGGGTGGCAGAGTAGGAATGGAGATTCAAGTAATCTTAGTTGTGAACATTCATCTGATTTGGGGGAAGTTGAAAGGGAAAGGGTAAGGCAAATTTTTCGGGAGTGGATGAACAGTGGTGGCAGGGATCGTACATCTAATGTTTCTTGTAGAAACAACAGTTCAAGAGCCCAGTGGCTTGGTGAAACTGAGCAAGAAAGGGTCAGAATTATAAGGGAGTGGATGCAAATGAATGGCCAGCAGAGAGGTGCTTGTGTTGACAGTAGAGAAGACCAAGCTGCTGATGTTGGTGCTCAAATTGATCGAGTTCTTGATGGATTGGTGATTAATCAGAATGAAGGCCGAACTGAGCTTGTCCGTAGGGGCATTCGTAAATTATGTGGCCGGCAGGCTTTGCTTGATATGCTTAAAAAGACTGAGAGAGAAAGGCAAACTGAGCTCCAGGCGTTGTTGGAGCATCGGGCTGTATCAAATTTTGCCCATCGCAACCGTATTCAG TCATTGCTGAGAGGTAGATTCCTGAGAAATGACAGAATGGGTGAGGGTAACAGATCTACCTCTATTGCAGCCAGCGAATTAGGCTTATTAAGACAAAAGCAAACTGTATCTGGTCTAAG GGAAGGGTTTTTCTCCAGACTGGATAATTCTGGTTCTGGTCCTGCTAGCAGTAATCATTCCGATACATCATCTAATGCTGATACTAACGCTAATAGAAATGAGCAAAACCAAGTAAATAACTCTGAACATGAGAATGAGCAAACAGACAACCAAATGTTTTTGCATGGTATAACTGATTTAGGGGATGATGTTGAAGATGTACGTTGGCAGGAAACCTCTGCTCGGGTAGAAGAGTGGCGGGAACGAATTTGTGGGAGTGTTGCTAGAGAGTGGCAGTGGTCTTTCAGTGATGAGTCTAATGAGAGCAGGGATGCTATTGGAGAAATCTTGGATGGGGACTGGCAAGAAAATCTTGCCAATGAATCGTCCCTTGAAACTTTGCCGAATGAAGCTGGAGAACATTCTAACCTACAAGAAGCTGATGAAACATCTTATGAACATTCTCCCCAAAATGACAGAGAAAATTTGGAAGGCAATCCAGCTGTACAGATTGATGGGCAAGAATCTGCTTCTCTAGTTGAACTATGGCAGGAAGAGGATCAAGAAACTGCAGAAGCAGACTGGCAGGAAGCTGGCGTTGAGTATAATGAGTCCATGGATGGTAATGAAGAAGCCTCTGAGAGGCACCATGAAGATGGAGGCTTGCGCGGGACTGCACAGGATTGGATGGAAAGGTCTTACAATCAAGAACCTGTTACTATCAGAAGAACAGATACATTTTATTTTCCTGATGATGATAATGTACACAGCATGGAACTGAGGGAACTGTTAAGCAG GAGAAGTGTGTCTACTCTTCTTCGTAGTGGTTTCCGTGAGAGTCTTGACCAGTTGATACAATCATATGTGGAAAGGCAAAATCATGCTCCTGTTGACTGGGAGTTGGAAGGAACATCTCCGTCTCCTGGATCTCTTGAGCAAGACCTAGAACAGCAAAGTGGGGATCAGAATGATGGCCACGGGGATGCTGAGACTCCTCCACTCACCCTTCCTTCACCCAGGATGCCGCCTATGCAACCACTCTGGGATCAGGATTCACACCATTATAATTGGGCATCACATGCTGTGCATCAACGCTTTGGCATT GAGTGGGAGGTCATTAACGATTTGAGGATTGACATGGCTAGGATGCAGCAAAGGATGAATAATATGCAGAGGATGCTGGAGGCTTGTATGGATATGCAACTTGAGATACAGCGGTCAATAAGACAAGAAGTTTCTGCTGCCCTTAACCGTTCAGCTGGTTCACAAG GGGTGATTGACGACAACTTGCCGAAGGATGCTTCTAACTGGGACAATGTCAGGAAAGGCATCTGTTGTATATGCTGTGAAGGCAACATTGATTCATTGCTGTACAG ATGTGGGCACATGTGCACGTGCTCAAAATGTGCCAATGAGCTGGTCCATGTTGGAGGAAAATGTCCAATGTGTCGGGCACCGGTAGTTGAGGTCATTCGTGCCTACTCAATCCTTTAA